A single Brassica rapa cultivar Chiifu-401-42 chromosome A04, CAAS_Brap_v3.01, whole genome shotgun sequence DNA region contains:
- the LOC103862772 gene encoding small nuclear ribonucleoprotein Sm D2 isoform X2 — protein sequence MSRPMEEDTTNGKTEEEEFNTGPLSVLMMSVKNNTQVLINCRNNRKLLGRVRAFDRHCNMVLENVREMWTEVPKTGKGKKKALPVNRDRFISKMFLRGDSVIIVLRNPK from the exons ATGAG TAGGCCAATGGAAGAGGATACCACCAAC GGAAAAACGGAAGAGGAGGAGTTCAACACGGGACCCCTTTCTGTTCTGATGATGAGTGTTAAGAACAACACTCAGGTGTTGATCAATTGCCGCAACAACAGGAAACTTCTCGGCCGTGTTAGAGCTTTTGACAGGCACTGCAACATGGTTCTCGAAAACGTCAGAGAAATGTGGACTGAG GTTCCTAAAACTggaaaaggaaagaagaagGCTCTTCCCGTCAACAGAGATCGCTTCATCAGCAAGATGTTTCTCCGTGGGGACTCTGTCATTATCGTCCTCAGGAATCccaagtga
- the LOC103862772 gene encoding small nuclear ribonucleoprotein Sm D2 isoform X1, whose protein sequence is MSRPMEEDTTNQGKTEEEEFNTGPLSVLMMSVKNNTQVLINCRNNRKLLGRVRAFDRHCNMVLENVREMWTEVPKTGKGKKKALPVNRDRFISKMFLRGDSVIIVLRNPK, encoded by the exons ATGAG TAGGCCAATGGAAGAGGATACCACCAAC CAGGGAAAAACGGAAGAGGAGGAGTTCAACACGGGACCCCTTTCTGTTCTGATGATGAGTGTTAAGAACAACACTCAGGTGTTGATCAATTGCCGCAACAACAGGAAACTTCTCGGCCGTGTTAGAGCTTTTGACAGGCACTGCAACATGGTTCTCGAAAACGTCAGAGAAATGTGGACTGAG GTTCCTAAAACTggaaaaggaaagaagaagGCTCTTCCCGTCAACAGAGATCGCTTCATCAGCAAGATGTTTCTCCGTGGGGACTCTGTCATTATCGTCCTCAGGAATCccaagtga
- the LOC103862771 gene encoding caffeoylshikimate esterase isoform X3 produces MKKKTKQCGIRLASAGYAVFGMDYEGHGRSQGARCYIKKFSNIVNDCYDYYTSISAQEEYKEKGRFLYGESMGGAVALLLHKKDPSFWNGALLVAPMCKISEKAKPHPVVINLLTRVEEIIPKWKIVPTKDVIDAAFKDPVKREEIRNNKLIYQDKPRLKTALEMLRTSMNLEDSLHEITLPFIVLHGEADILTDPEISKALFEKASSRDKTIKLYPGMWHGLTSGEPDANVDLVFADIITWLDDRTGDSASLTVTPVRDVTAKKVLEKVVEGACNDQGKPKRQYASLLCGLNGGGRRLVHRSSM; encoded by the exons atgaagaagaaaacaaaac AATGCGGGATAAGGCTGGCTTCAGCAGGATATGCGGTATTTGGAATGGACTACGAAGGTCATGGTCGATCCCAAGGAGCTCGTTGTTACATCAAAAAGTTCAGTAACATAGTAAACGACTGCTATGACTATTACACCTCCATCTCTG CGCAGGAAGAATATAAAGAAAAAGGCAGATTCTTGTATGGAGAATCAATGGGAGGTGCGGTTGCTTTGTTGCTACACAAGAAAGATCCTTCTTTCTGGAATGGTGCCCTTCTCGTCGCTCCAATGTGTAAG ATATCAGAGAAGGCGAAACCACATCCAGTAGTGATTAATCTACTAACAAGAGTTGAAGAGATTATACCAAAATGGAAGATCGTGCCCACCAAAGATGTTATCGATGCTGCCTTCAAAGATCCGGTCAAGCGCGAAGAG ATAAGGAATAACAAGCTGATATATCAAGACAAACCAAGGCTCAAAACAGCACTTGAGATGCTTAGAACGAGCATGAACCTCGAAGACAGTCTCCACGAGATCACACTACCCTTCATTGTTCTTCATGGTGAAGCAGACATATTGACCGATCCAGAGATTAGCAAAGCTCTGTTCGAGAAAGCAAGCTCACGTGACAAAACCATTAAACTTTATCCAGGCATGTGGCACGGGTTGACTTCTGGTGAGCCTGATGCTAACGTTGACCTTGTTTTTGCTGACATAATTACTTGGCTTGATGACCGTACCGGCGACTCCGCTTCACTCACTGTCACTCCGGTCCGAGATGTCACCGCAAAAAAGGTCCTTGAAAAGGTCGTTGAAGGCGCTTGTAATGATCAAGGGAAGCCTAAAAGGCAATATGCTAGTCTCCTTTGTGGCTTAAACGGTGGTGGACGCCGTTTGGTCCATCGATCTTCTATGTAA